In Archangium violaceum, the following are encoded in one genomic region:
- a CDS encoding threonine aldolase family protein: MRPIDFRSDTVTKPTPAMRRAMAEADVGDDIYGEDPTARRLEERIAEKLGLQAALFVPSGTQANQIAIGLHCRLGDEILADANSHIFHYESGGVSGLWGVQPGGLPGERGLLTPEQVTAAVRTDFISPRSRLLSLENTHNRGGGKVWPLERFRAVVEAGRKAGLAIHLDGARLFNAAAATGTPASAWASLTDTTAVCFSKGLGAPVGSAIVGSKEHIAEARRLRKRLGGAMRQVGIIAAGALHALEHHVERLAEDHVHARRLAAGLAEMPGVKVDASQVETNMVFADFPLPVQEMQAKLAAHGVLCGSSGMGPRSVRLVTHLDVSSSDIEEALVRIRRAVSG; the protein is encoded by the coding sequence ATGAGACCCATCGACTTCCGCTCCGACACCGTGACGAAGCCCACCCCCGCCATGCGCCGCGCCATGGCCGAGGCCGACGTGGGTGACGACATCTACGGCGAGGATCCCACCGCGCGCCGGCTCGAGGAGCGCATCGCCGAGAAGCTCGGTCTGCAGGCCGCCCTCTTCGTGCCCTCCGGGACGCAGGCCAACCAGATCGCCATCGGCCTGCACTGCCGCCTGGGCGACGAGATCCTCGCCGACGCGAACAGCCACATCTTCCACTACGAGAGCGGCGGCGTGTCGGGCCTGTGGGGCGTGCAGCCGGGCGGGCTGCCGGGTGAGCGCGGGCTCCTCACGCCCGAGCAGGTGACGGCGGCGGTGCGCACGGACTTCATCAGCCCGCGCTCGCGGCTGCTGTCGCTGGAGAACACGCACAACCGCGGCGGTGGCAAGGTGTGGCCGCTGGAGCGCTTCCGCGCGGTGGTGGAGGCGGGCCGCAAGGCGGGGCTGGCCATCCACCTGGACGGGGCGCGCCTCTTCAACGCCGCGGCGGCCACGGGGACGCCGGCATCGGCCTGGGCCTCCCTCACCGACACCACGGCCGTGTGCTTCTCCAAGGGCCTGGGGGCGCCGGTGGGCTCGGCCATCGTGGGCTCCAAGGAGCACATCGCCGAGGCGCGCCGGCTGCGCAAGCGGCTCGGGGGCGCCATGCGGCAGGTGGGCATCATCGCCGCCGGGGCGCTGCATGCCCTGGAGCACCACGTGGAGCGGCTCGCCGAGGACCATGTCCACGCCCGTCGGCTCGCCGCCGGCCTGGCGGAGATGCCGGGAGTGAAGGTGGATGCCTCCCAGGTGGAGACGAACATGGTCTTCGCGGACTTCCCGCTGCCGGTGCAGGAGATGCAGGCGAAGCTGGCCGCTCACGGCGTCCTCTGCGGCTCCTCCGGCATGGGGCCCCGCTCCGTTCGCCTGGTGACACACCTGGATGTGTCCTCGTCGGACATCGAGGAGGCCCTGGTGCGCATCCGCCGGGCGGTTTCTGGCTGA
- the nth gene encoding endonuclease III codes for MESKRGRAVEVLDRLERAMPDVRIELDYRTPLELLVAVILSAQCTDKRVNMVTPALFQRFPDARAYARASAAEVEPFIQSCGLYRAKAKNLVAAAKALVDEHGGEVPHSRAVLEKLPGVGHKTAGVVCIHLGGDDAFPVDTHVKRLAYRLGFSRHEDPDKVEADMQALLPPERWAKGHQLLVWHGRRTCFARAPACERCPVADLCPRKGVPARPTDDPLATP; via the coding sequence ATGGAGTCCAAGCGCGGTAGGGCGGTGGAGGTGCTGGACCGGCTGGAACGGGCCATGCCGGACGTGCGCATCGAGCTGGACTATCGCACCCCGCTGGAGCTGCTGGTGGCGGTCATCCTCTCCGCCCAGTGTACGGACAAGCGGGTGAACATGGTGACACCCGCCCTCTTCCAGCGATTCCCGGACGCACGGGCCTACGCCCGGGCGAGCGCCGCGGAGGTGGAGCCCTTCATCCAGTCGTGCGGCCTGTACCGCGCCAAGGCGAAGAACCTGGTGGCGGCGGCCAAGGCGCTGGTGGACGAGCACGGAGGCGAGGTGCCCCACTCGCGGGCCGTGCTGGAGAAGCTGCCGGGCGTGGGACACAAGACGGCCGGCGTGGTGTGCATCCACCTGGGCGGAGACGACGCCTTCCCGGTGGACACCCACGTCAAGCGGCTGGCGTATCGGCTGGGATTCTCCCGGCACGAGGACCCGGACAAGGTGGAGGCGGACATGCAGGCCCTCCTGCCACCGGAGCGGTGGGCCAAGGGCCACCAGCTCCTGGTCTGGCACGGGCGGAGGACCTGCTTCGCGCGGGCGCCCGCGTGCGAGCGCTGCCCCGTGGCGGACCTCTGTCCCAGGAAGGGCGTGCCGGCTAGGCCGACGGACGATCCTCTCGCGACGCCTTGA
- the def gene encoding peptide deformylase, with the protein MVREILIWPDPILKQKARPVARVDDSIRTLVKDMFETMYAADGVGLAAPQVGVLQRVIVLDTRPRQPESQPLAMINPEIIALEGKTTYNEGCLSIPGESEDVDRAAVVTVKYLDTEGQEQTLQCDGLLSIAVQHETDHLNGTVFVDHVSTLKRELIRKRMKRVKASREDRPSA; encoded by the coding sequence ATGGTTCGCGAAATCCTCATCTGGCCCGATCCCATCCTGAAGCAGAAAGCCAGGCCCGTGGCCCGGGTGGACGACTCCATCCGCACCCTGGTCAAGGACATGTTCGAGACCATGTACGCCGCCGATGGCGTGGGGCTCGCCGCTCCGCAGGTGGGTGTCCTGCAGCGCGTCATCGTCCTGGACACCCGGCCGCGCCAGCCCGAGTCCCAGCCGCTGGCGATGATCAACCCGGAGATCATCGCCCTGGAGGGGAAGACGACCTACAACGAGGGCTGCCTGTCCATCCCTGGCGAGTCCGAGGACGTGGATCGCGCCGCGGTGGTGACGGTGAAGTACCTCGACACCGAGGGCCAGGAGCAGACGCTCCAGTGCGACGGGCTGCTGTCCATCGCCGTGCAGCACGAGACGGACCACCTGAACGGCACCGTCTTCGTGGACCACGTCTCCACGCTCAAGCGCGAGCTCATCCGCAAGCGGATGAAGCGCGTCAAGGCGTCGCGAGAGGATCGTCCGTCGGCCTAG